A window of the Bacteroides thetaiotaomicron VPI-5482 genome harbors these coding sequences:
- a CDS encoding lysophospholipid acyltransferase family protein: MQSAMMQILYKGIFRWFLKLIVGVQFPDTRFLRKEGQFIILANHNSHLDTLSLLSSLPGNLLWKIKPVAAEDYFGRTRFQAAFSNYFINTLLIRRKGEKDSEHDPLRKMLDAIDEGYSLILFPEGTRGKPEQMGKIKSGIARILSLRPELKYIPVFMTGMGRSLPKGELILLPYKASIFYGTPAVAGSTDVHEILKQITDDFEMMKDKYQVVTEDDE; encoded by the coding sequence ATGCAGTCTGCCATGATGCAGATACTATATAAAGGTATATTCCGGTGGTTTCTGAAACTGATCGTGGGAGTCCAGTTCCCCGATACCCGATTCCTCAGAAAAGAAGGACAATTCATCATCCTTGCCAATCACAACAGCCATCTGGATACACTCAGCCTGCTTTCTTCCCTACCCGGCAACCTTTTGTGGAAAATAAAACCCGTAGCCGCGGAAGATTACTTCGGAAGAACCCGGTTTCAGGCCGCTTTCAGCAATTACTTCATCAACACCCTTCTCATCAGAAGAAAAGGAGAAAAGGACTCGGAGCACGACCCACTCCGGAAAATGCTCGATGCCATCGATGAAGGATACTCGCTGATTCTTTTTCCCGAAGGTACAAGAGGGAAGCCCGAACAAATGGGAAAAATAAAGTCCGGCATAGCCCGTATCTTGTCTCTGCGACCGGAACTGAAATATATACCGGTTTTCATGACCGGCATGGGACGTTCACTCCCCAAGGGAGAATTAATCTTATTGCCTTACAAGGCATCCATCTTTTACGGAACGCCTGCCGTAGCCGGAAGCACAGACGTTCATGAGATTCTAAAACAGATAACGGATGATTTTGAGATGATGAAAGATAAATATCAGGTAGTAACAGAAGACGACGAATAG
- a CDS encoding phosphatidate cytidylyltransferase, with protein MKQLLDKLFPTLSDELIIVITLIICLLVTASIALFLVKKLSPKTNISELVARTRSWWIMAAMFIGAVFISYDISYFFLAFLSFIAFRELYSVLGFREADRRALFWGILAIPIQYYLAYIAWYGAYIIFIPVVMFLLLPLRLVLKGDTHGITKSIALLQWILMLSVFGISHLAYLLSLPELPGFNAGGRGLLMFLVFLTEINDIMQFVWGKLFGRHKILPKVSPNKTWEGFLGGVVSTTVIGYFLGFLTPLSTPNVILVSALIAIAGFAGDVVISAIKRDKGIKDMGDSIPGHGGVFDRIDSLSYTAPVFFHLVYYIAY; from the coding sequence ATGAAACAACTATTGGACAAATTATTCCCTACGCTAAGCGATGAGTTAATTATTGTAATCACCCTTATTATCTGTTTGCTGGTGACGGCAAGCATCGCCCTCTTTCTGGTAAAAAAGCTGTCGCCGAAAACCAATATCAGCGAACTGGTTGCCCGTACCCGCTCATGGTGGATTATGGCAGCAATGTTTATCGGTGCCGTTTTCATCAGCTACGACATTTCTTATTTTTTTCTTGCATTTCTCTCTTTTATAGCATTCAGAGAACTTTATTCGGTATTAGGATTCAGAGAGGCAGACCGCCGTGCACTGTTCTGGGGCATATTGGCTATTCCTATCCAATACTATCTTGCTTATATCGCGTGGTATGGGGCATACATCATATTCATCCCCGTAGTTATGTTCCTGTTATTGCCATTACGACTGGTATTGAAAGGCGATACACACGGAATCACTAAATCCATCGCTTTGCTGCAATGGATTCTGATGCTTTCTGTATTTGGTATCAGCCACCTCGCTTATCTTCTCTCGTTACCCGAATTGCCGGGCTTCAATGCGGGAGGACGCGGACTGCTGATGTTCCTCGTGTTCCTTACAGAAATCAACGATATCATGCAGTTCGTCTGGGGAAAACTCTTCGGACGTCACAAAATTCTGCCCAAAGTGAGTCCCAACAAAACATGGGAAGGCTTTTTGGGAGGTGTCGTCAGCACTACGGTTATAGGATACTTTCTGGGATTCCTCACTCCGCTCTCCACGCCCAACGTAATTCTGGTCAGCGCCCTCATTGCCATTGCCGGATTTGCGGGAGATGTAGTCATCTCGGCCATCAAACGTGATAAAGGCATCAAAGACATGGGAGATAGCATCCCCGGTCATGGTGGAGTATTCGACCGCATAGACTCTCTGTCCTATACAGCTCCGGTGTTCTTCCACCTCGTTTATTATATAGCTTATTAG
- a CDS encoding CDP-alcohol phosphatidyltransferase family protein, which yields MKHEVDGRREIASRNTAWANIIARKLTGWGITPNQISMMSVFFALAGCLLLTGTVIYPDFNKYVAYILFIVCMQSRLLCNLFDGMVAIEGGKKSANGDLYNDMPDRFADALFIIPVGYVAGGFGIELGWLAALLAVMTAYFRWIGAYKTQQHFFNGPMAKQHRMALLTLCFVIATCTIHWGYEQIVCLITLILMNIGLIATLIHRLYLMSHTNNEAK from the coding sequence ATGAAACATGAAGTCGACGGAAGGCGGGAAATAGCCTCACGAAACACCGCTTGGGCTAACATTATCGCCCGTAAACTAACCGGTTGGGGCATCACTCCCAACCAGATTTCAATGATGAGTGTATTCTTCGCTTTGGCTGGTTGCCTTCTGCTGACGGGCACTGTTATCTATCCCGATTTCAATAAATACGTCGCTTATATTCTGTTCATCGTCTGTATGCAGTCGCGGTTACTATGTAATCTGTTTGACGGAATGGTGGCTATAGAAGGAGGAAAGAAAAGTGCCAACGGAGATTTATACAATGATATGCCCGACCGATTCGCCGATGCCTTGTTTATCATTCCTGTAGGCTATGTAGCCGGAGGATTCGGGATAGAACTGGGATGGCTTGCCGCCCTGCTTGCCGTAATGACCGCTTATTTCCGCTGGATAGGAGCTTACAAGACACAACAGCATTTCTTTAACGGCCCGATGGCGAAGCAACATCGCATGGCTTTACTGACACTGTGCTTTGTGATTGCCACCTGCACCATTCACTGGGGATATGAACAGATCGTGTGCCTCATTACTCTTATACTAATGAATATCGGTCTGATCGCCACTCTTATACACCGTTTATATCTTATGTCTCACACAAACAACGAAGCGAAATGA
- a CDS encoding vWA domain-containing protein — translation MKTNQLRAMMLTVMLVITTLGGTVWAQPLIVKGTVTDGSDGSPLVGCAVTVKGTSRGAVTNLQGQYRIEANKGETLIFSYIGFDKVEKVVFSAKMDVSLKASSDVLEECVVVGYGSQRKVAVTGAISTVNLASLRHPSVRMDAVNTEEYKSISENGFKQVGESPLSTFSIDVDAASYSNMRRMINSGTLPVPDAIRTEELVNYFSYDYAKPTGSDPVKITMEAGVCPWNADHRLVRIGLKAREIPTDKLPESNLVFLIDVSGSMWGPTRLDLVKSSLKLLVNNLREKDKVAIVVYAGNASVKLESTPGSDKQKIRDAIDELTSGGSTAGGAGIQLAYKVAKQNFLPKGNNRIILCSDGDFNVGVSSVEGLEQLIEKERKSGVFLSVLGYGMGNYKDNKGQALAEKGNGNHAYIDNLQEANRVLVGEFGATLHTVAKDVKLQVEFNPAQVQAYRLVGYESRLLKDEDFNNDAKDAGELGAGHTVTAFYEVIPVGVKNDYVGKIDDLKYQKKQKETVQPTGSNELLTVKLRYKAPDKDVSKKMEVPFVDNKGNNVSSDFRFASAVAMFGQLLRDSDFKGEASYDKVIGLAKQGLDNDEKGYRREFIRLVETAKGMKQEKTISD, via the coding sequence ATGAAGACAAATCAACTCAGAGCAATGATGCTCACGGTGATGTTAGTGATTACTACATTGGGTGGTACGGTATGGGCACAGCCTTTGATCGTAAAGGGAACGGTGACGGACGGATCAGACGGTTCGCCGTTGGTAGGATGTGCGGTGACGGTCAAGGGAACATCCCGTGGAGCTGTTACGAACCTACAAGGGCAGTACAGGATTGAAGCAAACAAAGGGGAAACTCTTATCTTCAGCTATATTGGTTTTGATAAAGTGGAAAAAGTCGTATTCTCTGCAAAGATGGACGTAAGTCTTAAGGCCAGTTCTGATGTATTGGAAGAATGTGTTGTCGTCGGATACGGCAGCCAGCGAAAGGTAGCTGTTACCGGTGCCATATCAACCGTCAATCTGGCAAGTCTCAGACACCCGTCCGTACGTATGGATGCAGTAAATACGGAAGAATATAAATCGATCAGTGAAAATGGTTTTAAGCAGGTAGGAGAATCTCCGCTTTCTACTTTCTCTATTGATGTGGATGCCGCTTCTTACAGTAATATGCGTCGTATGATCAACAGTGGTACCTTGCCGGTGCCTGATGCTATCCGTACAGAAGAGTTAGTGAATTATTTCTCCTACGATTATGCGAAGCCGACCGGAAGCGATCCGGTGAAGATAACAATGGAAGCAGGTGTTTGCCCCTGGAATGCTGATCATCGTCTGGTACGTATCGGACTGAAAGCAAGGGAAATTCCGACTGACAAACTTCCGGAATCTAATCTGGTATTCTTGATTGATGTATCCGGTTCTATGTGGGGACCTACCCGTCTGGATTTGGTGAAGTCATCTCTGAAGCTATTAGTTAATAACCTGCGTGAAAAAGATAAAGTTGCCATCGTTGTGTATGCAGGCAACGCCAGCGTAAAACTGGAATCTACTCCGGGCAGTGACAAACAGAAAATACGTGATGCGATAGATGAACTGACATCCGGTGGCTCTACGGCCGGCGGAGCAGGTATCCAACTGGCTTATAAAGTGGCTAAACAGAACTTCCTTCCTAAAGGAAACAATCGGATCATTCTTTGTTCCGATGGAGATTTCAATGTAGGTGTTTCTTCTGTGGAAGGTTTGGAACAGTTGATAGAAAAGGAACGTAAGAGCGGAGTATTCCTGAGTGTGCTAGGTTATGGAATGGGTAACTATAAAGACAATAAAGGTCAGGCTTTAGCAGAAAAAGGGAATGGAAATCATGCTTATATCGATAATTTGCAGGAAGCCAATCGTGTCCTGGTGGGTGAGTTTGGCGCTACGCTTCATACGGTGGCAAAGGACGTGAAACTGCAAGTGGAATTTAATCCGGCTCAGGTGCAGGCATATCGTCTGGTTGGTTATGAGAGCCGTTTGCTGAAAGACGAAGACTTTAATAATGACGCCAAAGATGCCGGAGAATTGGGAGCCGGACATACGGTGACAGCTTTCTATGAAGTGATTCCCGTAGGCGTAAAGAATGACTACGTAGGAAAGATAGATGATCTGAAATATCAGAAGAAACAAAAAGAGACGGTGCAGCCGACCGGTTCTAATGAATTGCTGACCGTGAAACTGCGCTATAAAGCTCCGGATAAGGATGTCAGCAAAAAGATGGAAGTTCCCTTTGTGGATAATAAAGGAAATAATGTTTCTTCCGATTTCCGTTTCGCTTCTGCTGTGGCTATGTTCGGTCAGCTGCTTCGGGACTCTGACTTCAAAGGAGAGGCAAGCTATGATAAAGTGATCGGTCTTGCCAAGCAGGGACTGGATAATGATGAAAAAGGATACAGAAGAGAATTTATCCGTTTGGTAGAAACTGCCAAAGGGATGAAGCAGGAGAAAACCATAAGTGATTAA
- a CDS encoding DUF5053 domain-containing protein, which yields MGTDREINNLLNEFLQLETDEQRRQFQGKIAHTLSGKTEEEKREFAEILSNKAQQTIDQSQALIDEYDFKQALKDIVPAITWSYIAEEYFNKSRSWFSQRMNGYHVNNKVATFTDDEIDLLSDSLLDLSERIKKSAFLLRKHRL from the coding sequence ATGGGAACAGATAGAGAGATAAATAATTTGTTGAATGAATTTCTCCAGCTGGAGACAGATGAACAACGGAGACAGTTCCAGGGTAAAATAGCTCATACCTTATCAGGGAAAACGGAAGAGGAAAAACGTGAATTTGCTGAGATTCTTTCCAATAAAGCTCAGCAAACAATAGACCAGTCACAAGCGTTGATTGATGAATATGATTTCAAGCAAGCATTGAAAGATATTGTTCCGGCTATTACTTGGTCTTATATTGCTGAAGAATATTTTAATAAGTCGCGTTCTTGGTTCAGTCAGCGTATGAATGGTTATCATGTTAATAACAAGGTTGCTACCTTTACTGACGATGAAATTGATTTATTATCAGATAGTTTACTCGATTTGAGTGAACGAATAAAGAAAAGTGCTTTCCTCTTGAGGAAACATCGCCTTTAA
- a CDS encoding arsenate reductase family protein, protein MTPLFLQYPACSTCQKAKKWLIENNIEYTNRLIVEDNPTVEELKAWIPRSGLPIKKFFNTSGLVYKELKLSEKLPSMTEEEQIALLATNGKLVKRPLVVTDSFVLVGFKPDEWEKLK, encoded by the coding sequence ATGACACCTTTATTTTTGCAATATCCGGCGTGCAGTACATGCCAGAAAGCTAAGAAATGGCTAATCGAAAATAACATTGAGTACACTAACCGGCTCATTGTGGAAGATAACCCTACGGTGGAAGAGTTGAAAGCATGGATTCCACGAAGTGGATTGCCAATAAAGAAATTCTTCAACACAAGTGGTTTGGTATATAAAGAGCTGAAACTGAGCGAAAAGCTGCCTTCCATGACTGAGGAAGAACAAATCGCATTGCTGGCAACAAACGGTAAGCTGGTGAAACGCCCGTTAGTAGTGACAGACAGTTTCGTTCTGGTAGGTTTTAAGCCCGATGAATGGGAAAAATTAAAATAA
- a CDS encoding uracil-DNA glycosylase family protein gives MEIEIEKHPLKPFLPPKAKLLMLGSFPPQRKRWSMDFYYPNLNNDMWRIVGLLFFGDKDHFLNDTRKAFCREQIIDFLNEKGIALFDTASSIRRLQDNASDKFLEVVQPTDIAALLRQLPECRAIVTTGQKATDTLRAQLEVEEPKVGDYAEFVFEGRAMRLYRMPSSSRAYPLALDKKAAAYRIMYQDLQMVI, from the coding sequence ATGGAGATTGAAATCGAAAAACATCCTTTAAAACCCTTTCTCCCACCAAAAGCAAAGTTGCTGATGCTGGGAAGTTTTCCGCCACAAAGAAAACGGTGGTCGATGGATTTTTATTATCCGAACCTGAACAATGATATGTGGCGCATTGTCGGACTCTTGTTTTTCGGAGACAAAGATCACTTTCTGAACGATACGCGGAAAGCATTCTGCCGGGAACAGATTATTGACTTCCTGAATGAAAAAGGAATCGCCCTGTTCGATACAGCCTCATCTATCCGGCGTTTGCAGGATAACGCTTCGGACAAATTTCTGGAAGTGGTGCAACCGACGGACATTGCTGCATTACTCCGCCAACTGCCCGAATGCAGAGCGATCGTCACCACCGGACAGAAGGCAACGGATACGCTCCGTGCACAACTGGAAGTGGAAGAACCGAAAGTAGGAGACTATGCCGAATTTGTGTTTGAAGGACGGGCGATGAGACTCTACCGGATGCCTTCTTCCTCACGGGCGTACCCGCTTGCATTAGATAAAAAAGCCGCCGCCTATCGGATTATGTATCAGGATTTGCAGATGGTAATTTAA
- a CDS encoding SusC/RagA family TonB-linked outer membrane protein, translating into MLLKTRIIISCCFISLLSFFEEDCYASRPGSKECVKVSSASFTVRGRVIDTYGEPLIGATIREKGGANGTVTDVEGNFFLFVPDSAVLQISFVGYESQEVSVKGRSMLEVCLKENILLLDHVIVTALGLEKKESSLAYAVQKVRGEELNRVKEVNMITALAGKAAGVQVSKNSSGMGGSAKVSIRGVRSVAGDNQPLYVIDGVPMLNSTSEQAYSAIGGTANAGNRDGGDGISNLNPEDVESISILKGAPAAALYGSQAANGVILITTKKGNTVGRRDIHFSTGLTFEKAFSLPEMQNSYGVSDVTDSWGEKENLTVYDNLGDFFRTGLTSITSVSVNSGNDKLQTYFSYANTTGRGILNENKLSKHNINLRETAVLFNSRLKLDGNVNVMKQTVKNKPVSGGFYMNPLVGLYRFPRGEGLSYYKENYERYDEDRKLNTQNWHTFTEDFEQNPYWIQNRIQSKDARIRLLLSLSANLKVTDWLTLQARGNLDHSADKLRQKFYASTATALCGMNGRYIEMDYQETQMYGDVMAMVKKQLNDFTLDVAIGGSINDRITNSTRIDSKNASLKYANVFNLANIVMSSSASIDQKIDAHYQLQSVFATAQIGYKEGVFLDLTARNDWSSTLAYTKYEKKGFFYPSVGVSFLPDKWVKMPEWVSFSKLRGAYSIVGNGVPPFITYPVSYVTAGGEILASDAAPFAEMKPEMTHSVELGMEWKFLQHRLGLNLTYYRTDTYEQFFKLPALAGDKYAYRYVNAGDIRNQGWEITLDATPVLTPDFTWKTSLNFSANKNKIVELHEELKEFVYGPTSFSSSYAMKLVKGGSIGDIYGKAFIRDEAGSIVYGTDGDYKGLPLVEGDGNTVKVGNANPDFMLGWNHSFSYKGFSLYFLLDWRYGGEVLSQTQAEMDLYGVSKATAQARDKGYVSLEGQQISDVKGFYKNVVGGRAGVTEYYMYDATNLRLREISLSYSFPRKWVQKTNCLKDLQLSFVARNLCFLYKKAPFDPDLVLSTGNDNQGIEVFGMPTTRSLGFTLTCEF; encoded by the coding sequence ATGCTGTTGAAAACAAGAATAATTATAAGTTGCTGTTTTATAAGCTTGTTATCTTTCTTTGAAGAAGATTGTTATGCTTCACGGCCGGGGTCGAAAGAATGTGTGAAAGTCTCCTCTGCCAGTTTTACGGTAAGGGGGCGGGTCATCGATACCTATGGTGAACCACTTATCGGAGCGACAATCAGAGAGAAAGGCGGAGCGAATGGAACAGTGACAGATGTGGAGGGGAATTTCTTTTTATTCGTTCCGGATAGTGCTGTTCTGCAAATTTCTTTCGTAGGTTACGAGTCTCAGGAAGTCAGTGTAAAGGGTAGGTCAATGCTTGAAGTATGTCTGAAAGAAAATATTCTGCTGCTTGACCACGTGATTGTAACTGCTTTGGGACTTGAAAAGAAAGAATCCTCTTTGGCTTATGCCGTGCAAAAGGTGAGGGGAGAAGAACTGAATCGTGTGAAAGAAGTGAATATGATCACGGCTTTGGCAGGAAAGGCAGCCGGTGTACAGGTCAGCAAGAACTCTTCCGGCATGGGCGGATCGGCGAAAGTCAGTATCCGTGGGGTGCGGTCGGTGGCCGGTGATAATCAGCCTCTGTATGTGATAGATGGTGTCCCCATGCTAAATTCTACTTCGGAACAGGCTTATTCGGCTATCGGCGGTACGGCAAATGCCGGCAACAGGGACGGAGGCGACGGCATCTCGAATCTGAATCCGGAGGACGTGGAAAGTATCAGCATCCTGAAAGGAGCTCCTGCCGCAGCCCTGTATGGTAGCCAGGCGGCCAACGGAGTCATTCTTATTACTACAAAGAAAGGAAATACCGTAGGACGGAGGGATATTCATTTCTCTACCGGACTGACTTTTGAAAAGGCTTTTTCTCTGCCTGAAATGCAGAACAGCTACGGAGTAAGTGATGTAACAGACAGTTGGGGAGAAAAAGAAAATCTGACGGTTTACGATAATTTGGGTGACTTTTTCCGTACCGGACTGACGTCGATCACTTCTGTATCCGTCAACTCAGGAAATGACAAGCTACAAACATATTTCTCCTATGCCAACACCACCGGTCGCGGTATTCTGAATGAAAATAAACTCTCCAAACACAATATCAATCTGAGAGAGACCGCCGTCCTCTTCAACAGCAGGCTGAAACTGGACGGTAACGTGAATGTCATGAAGCAGACGGTGAAGAATAAACCCGTATCGGGAGGCTTTTATATGAATCCGCTGGTAGGGCTCTACCGTTTTCCTCGTGGCGAGGGCTTGTCTTATTATAAGGAGAACTATGAACGTTATGACGAGGACAGAAAGCTGAATACACAAAACTGGCATACTTTTACCGAAGACTTTGAACAGAATCCGTATTGGATACAAAACCGCATACAGAGTAAGGATGCACGTATCCGCCTGCTCCTTTCCCTTTCTGCCAATTTGAAAGTCACTGATTGGCTGACACTTCAGGCTCGTGGCAATCTGGATCACTCAGCCGATAAACTGCGTCAGAAATTTTATGCCTCCACCGCTACGGCACTCTGTGGGATGAACGGGCGCTATATTGAAATGGATTATCAGGAAACGCAGATGTACGGAGACGTGATGGCGATGGTCAAGAAGCAACTGAATGACTTCACATTGGACGTAGCCATTGGCGGCAGTATCAATGACAGAATCACTAACTCCACTCGCATTGATTCGAAGAATGCTTCGTTGAAATATGCCAATGTGTTCAATCTTGCCAATATCGTGATGAGCAGTTCTGCCAGTATCGATCAGAAAATAGATGCCCATTACCAACTGCAATCGGTCTTTGCGACGGCACAGATTGGCTATAAAGAAGGAGTCTTCCTTGACCTGACCGCACGTAACGACTGGTCGTCTACGCTGGCTTACACGAAATATGAGAAGAAAGGATTCTTTTATCCTTCCGTCGGTGTCTCTTTCCTTCCGGATAAGTGGGTAAAGATGCCCGAATGGGTTTCGTTCTCGAAGTTGCGCGGTGCTTATAGTATCGTAGGCAACGGGGTGCCTCCTTTTATCACTTACCCTGTTTCGTATGTGACTGCCGGTGGAGAGATACTGGCAAGCGATGCGGCCCCTTTCGCCGAGATGAAACCGGAAATGACGCATTCCGTCGAATTGGGCATGGAATGGAAGTTCTTGCAGCACCGCCTCGGATTAAATCTGACCTATTACCGTACCGACACGTATGAGCAGTTCTTCAAACTGCCTGCGCTTGCGGGGGATAAGTATGCCTATCGATACGTCAACGCCGGAGATATCCGGAATCAGGGATGGGAGATAACGCTGGATGCCACTCCGGTACTGACCCCCGACTTCACGTGGAAGACCTCTCTCAACTTCTCTGCCAATAAGAATAAGATTGTAGAACTTCATGAAGAACTGAAAGAATTTGTTTACGGACCTACCAGCTTCTCGTCCAGTTATGCGATGAAACTGGTGAAAGGCGGCTCTATCGGCGATATTTACGGTAAAGCCTTTATACGTGATGAAGCAGGCAGCATCGTTTATGGAACGGACGGAGACTATAAAGGACTTCCGTTGGTCGAAGGCGACGGAAATACCGTAAAGGTGGGCAATGCCAATCCGGATTTTATGCTGGGATGGAATCATTCCTTCTCCTACAAAGGTTTTAGCCTTTACTTCCTGCTTGACTGGCGCTATGGAGGTGAAGTCCTTTCGCAGACCCAGGCGGAGATGGACCTCTATGGAGTATCGAAAGCGACGGCACAAGCCCGTGATAAAGGATATGTTTCGCTGGAAGGCCAGCAAATAAGCGATGTCAAAGGATTCTATAAGAATGTAGTGGGCGGACGTGCCGGAGTGACGGAATACTATATGTATGACGCTACCAACCTACGGTTGCGGGAAATATCGCTGAGTTATAGCTTCCCCCGAAAATGGGTACAGAAAACGAATTGTCTGAAAGACCTGCAACTTTCTTTTGTAGCCCGCAACCTTTGTTTTCTGTACAAGAAAGCGCCTTTCGATCCCGATCTGGTACTTTCTACAGGCAATGACAATCAGGGAATTGAAGTGTTCGGTATGCCTACCACCCGCAGTCTGGGCTTTACTTTGACATGTGAATTTTAA
- a CDS encoding SusD/RagB family nutrient-binding outer membrane lipoprotein — protein sequence MKKKHIYIYLLGMLLLSVGCTGKFREFNTDQSGVTDDDLLIDDNGYGIRLGIIQQGIYFNYDFGKGKNWPFQLIQNLNADMFSGYMHDGKPLNGGTHNSDYNMQDGWNSAMWTHMYSYIFPQIYQSENATRDTEPALFGITKVLKVEVMHRVTDYYGPVIYKNFANAQNQYRPDTQKEVYYEFFNELDSAVVSLADYIEKKPESNGFTRFDILLDGQYSSWIKFANSLRMRLAMRISAVDPDKARTEFLKGLENEFGVFEAEDERVAVSTKSGFTNPLGELNRVWNETYMSAAMESILTGYDDPRLKVYFETCTDKAYAGEYRGIRQGTCFAHNHYAGLSKLSVDQSTDAPLMSSAEIWFLRAEAALRGWIPEDEEECYQNGIKASLHQRGIYQMDDYLNSERTAADFIDTQDPENNIPARCLVSPKWNPADDKEIKLEKIITQKWIALFPEGCEAWAEQRRTGYPRLFPVRFNHSRNGCIDTETMVRRLNFPGTLQTEDREQYLALVEALGGPDHGGTRLWWDTGNNSLD from the coding sequence ATGAAGAAAAAACATATTTATATATACTTGCTGGGGATGCTGCTGCTTTCTGTTGGCTGTACAGGGAAATTCCGTGAATTTAATACCGACCAGTCGGGAGTTACGGACGATGATTTGCTGATTGACGACAATGGTTACGGTATTCGTCTGGGGATTATCCAGCAAGGCATCTACTTTAACTACGATTTCGGTAAAGGCAAGAACTGGCCTTTCCAGTTGATACAGAATCTGAACGCGGATATGTTCTCCGGTTATATGCACGACGGAAAACCCTTGAACGGAGGTACGCATAACTCGGATTATAATATGCAGGATGGCTGGAACAGCGCCATGTGGACACATATGTATTCGTATATCTTTCCACAAATCTACCAGTCGGAGAATGCCACCCGTGATACGGAACCTGCCTTGTTCGGCATTACCAAAGTGCTGAAAGTGGAAGTCATGCACCGTGTGACAGATTATTACGGCCCTGTTATTTATAAGAATTTCGCGAATGCCCAGAATCAATATCGCCCTGATACGCAGAAAGAAGTCTACTATGAGTTCTTTAATGAACTCGATTCGGCTGTTGTCTCTCTTGCCGATTATATAGAAAAGAAGCCCGAATCTAATGGATTCACCCGCTTTGATATCTTGCTGGACGGTCAATATTCCTCCTGGATCAAGTTTGCCAATTCGTTGCGTATGCGTCTGGCAATGCGTATTTCTGCGGTTGATCCGGATAAGGCACGCACCGAGTTCCTGAAAGGACTGGAAAATGAATTTGGTGTTTTTGAAGCGGAAGATGAACGGGTAGCGGTCTCTACGAAATCCGGATTCACGAATCCGTTGGGAGAACTCAACCGGGTATGGAATGAAACTTATATGAGCGCTGCAATGGAATCTATTCTGACAGGCTACGATGATCCCCGACTGAAAGTTTACTTTGAAACCTGTACCGACAAAGCGTATGCAGGAGAGTACCGCGGCATCCGTCAGGGAACCTGCTTTGCGCACAATCATTATGCAGGCTTATCCAAATTGTCCGTCGACCAGAGTACGGATGCCCCATTGATGAGTTCCGCTGAAATCTGGTTTCTCCGTGCCGAAGCTGCTTTGCGCGGATGGATACCGGAGGATGAAGAAGAATGTTATCAAAACGGAATAAAGGCGTCTCTTCATCAACGCGGCATTTATCAGATGGACGACTATCTGAACAGTGAGCGGACAGCTGCCGATTTCATCGACACACAAGACCCCGAAAATAACATTCCTGCCCGTTGCCTGGTTTCTCCTAAATGGAATCCCGCAGACGACAAGGAAATAAAGCTGGAAAAGATCATTACGCAGAAATGGATAGCCTTATTCCCGGAAGGTTGCGAGGCATGGGCGGAACAGCGTCGCACGGGATATCCCCGCCTGTTTCCGGTACGCTTCAACCATAGCAGGAACGGATGTATCGACACGGAGACAATGGTACGTCGCCTCAACTTCCCCGGCACGCTGCAAACCGAAGACAGAGAGCAATACCTGGCTCTTGTGGAGGCTCTGGGCGGACCCGATCATGGAGGTACCCGATTGTGGTGGGATACAGGAAATAATAGTCTGGATTAA